Genomic DNA from Jejubacter calystegiae:
CTTTGGTTGGTGACGGGCTGATCCGCCATCGAGGTAATCTCTTCCTGCTGCGCTTTGTGATTCTGCCACCACCAGGCGCCGGTAAGGCCGACCACCACAAAAAGCACCAGCCAGGTAAAACTCATTAACCAGCCATCGCGCTTTTTACGGCGTTTGCCCAGCGAAAAGCTCTGCATCGGCTGTACTTTAGAGGTTCTGAGCGGCGCCTGCTTTTCCATCATAGGCAGCAGTTCGTCTTCCGGAATATGCACCAGTCGCGCATAGGAACGGATGTAACCGCGCAGGAAGGTAGAGGCCAGGTCCGAAGGGGATTTATCCTCTTCGATATCGCGAACGGTAGAGACTTTAAGACACAGTCTTTCAGCCACCGTCTGCTGGCTCAGTCCAAGTTGTTCACGGGCGTTACGCAAACGTTCGCCCGTACTTTGTGCTGCATTCTGTTCGTTAGTGGCTTCTGTATTCATTTAGCTACAACTGCTGGTACGGTTCGAATTAAGTAACTGGCGCCGACTGGAATTCCCCGTATTTCATTCAGGGCAACTATTGCGCTCTTCGCGCTAGTCCTGCGCCGCGAAAGATCTCTGCGCAACCGGGCTTCGCCGCCGCGCTATTCCCGTTGTATCGACTCCGCCATCTGCGGAACCGACCGTTTGCGCCAGGTATATTAGCGCCGGGTTTCTTAACCATAGACAGCTTTTTCTCGCCTGTCCGGTCTCAGTACACAAAAGTTGTCCACTTTAACGCGGCTAAACTGTTGTTGTGCCGTTACATACTGCCTTAAAGCGTGAAAAAACGCACCGTAATTATCACTTCGCGACTCATAATCCTGGATGATATCGCGAAAAGCGGAATTTTCGCCGCCCGGTGCGGGCGGCAAATGCATCAGACGCTTTTAACGTCGATGGCTTCACCCTGCATACGCTTACGCAGAGTACGCTTGGTACGGTCGATAACTTCGCCCGCCAGCTGGCCGCAGGCGGCATCGATATCATCACCGCGGGTCTTACGAACGATGGTGGTGAAACCATAGCCCATCAGCACCTTCGAGAAGCGGTCGATACGGCTGTTAGAGCTGCGACCGTAGGGCGCCCCCGGGAAGGGGTTCCATGGAATCAGGTTAATTTTGCACGGAGTGTCCTTCAGGCATTCCGCCAGCTGATGCGCGTGTTCGGTACCGTCGTTGATATGATCGAGCATGACATACTCGATAGTCACGCGACCCTGATTAGCGTTAGATTTTTCCAGATAACGGCGGACTGAGTCCAGGAAGGTCTCGATATTATATTTTTTGTTGATGGGCATGATCTCGTTGCGGATCTCATCGGTCGGGGCATGCAGCGAAATCGCCAGCGCCACGTCGATCATATCGCCCAGCTTATCCAGCGCCGGTACCACGCCGGAGGTGGAGATGGTCACGCGACGTTTGGAAAGCCCGAAGCCGAAGTCATCCAGCATGATCTCCATAGCCGGTACCACATTGGTCAGATTTAGCAGCGGCTCACCCATCCCCATCATCACCACGTTGGTTATGGGGCGCTGACCGGTCACTTTAGCGGCGCCAATAATTTTCGCCGCGCGCCATACCTGACCAATAATCTCCGATACCCGCAGGTTACGGTTAAAGCCCTGCTGCGCGGTGGAGCAGAATTTGCATTCCAGCGCGCAACCCACCTGAGAAGAGACGCAAAGCGTGGCGCGATCTTCTTCCGGAATATAAACGGTTTCAACTCGCTGACCGCCGACCAGAATCGCCCATTTTATCGTGCCATCCGAAGAGCGTTGCTCTTCAACCACCTCCGGCGCGCGGATTTCCGCTACCGCCTTCAGGCGGCCGCGCAGCACCTTGTTGATATCGGTCATCTCATCGAAGTCATCGCTACAGTAGTGGTAGATCCACTTCATGACCTGATCGGCGCGGAACGGTTTTTCGCCCATCTCGACAAAAAACTCACGCATCTGCTGGCGGGTGAGATCCAGCAGGTTAATTTTTTCGTTGTTAGCAGTATCGGCAGCGGATGCAACTGCGGGGGTGACAATTTGCTCTGACATAATTTTTTCCGGCCTCGTTGTTACACGTTATGGCCCCTGGCGGGTTAAAAAAAGAAGCGCCCCGGGAAGCATTCAGCCTCCAGGGGCGCAGCATTGTACAAATTCTGTGGCGCAGATTCCACGGCTGCAAGCAGCTGCCGGGAAATAAAGTGTAAGCGCCGCTTAATAGATTCCCTTAGCGGGTACGGGCGCAGACTTCGCCTTCACCGAAGAAGAAGGCGATCTCGCGGGCCGCAGACTCTACGGAATCAGAACCATGAGTGCCGTTTTCGGTAAAGCTGTCGGCGTAGTCGGCGCGCAGGGTACCGGCCAGCGCGTCCGCCGGGTTGGTGGCGCCCAAGATTTCACGGTGACGACGCACGGCGCTCTCACCTTCCAGTGCGGTAACCACGATCGGGCCAGAAGTCATGAATTCAACCAGGCCGTCAAAAAACGGCTTACCGTCGTGTTCAGCGTAAAAACCGCGCGCCTGCTCAACGGTCAGATGTAGCATTTTGGTACCCACAATTTTCAGCCCAGCCGTCTCAAAGCGAGCAAAGATGCTGCCAATTACGTTTTTCGCCACCGCGTTGGGCTTGATGATGGAAAACGTACGTTCAATAGCCATGATAACCTCTTATGATGTTGTTCTGTTTTACACCGGGTCCCCCGGTAATGCCTGGCGCAGGATTATAAAGAGCTATCACGGCGTTGCCTACGGGAAAAGGCAACATTTTTTTAAAAAGAAACAATGTTCGGCAACATCCTGGAGCACTAACCCGTTCTCCGTAAAGCTGCGTCTATCTCCTGCTGCCTGCCGCGTCCTGAACGGGTAATGCCTCCCTGAGCGTTACATTCTCCGGTGGCTTCGTTCCAGAACCGCTGGCTGGAAGGTCATAAGAAAACGCCGTAACACTTTATTCAAAACACCACAATTAATTACCAGGATAATCAAAACACCCAGAATAAAACA
This window encodes:
- a CDS encoding bifunctional tRNA (adenosine(37)-C2)-methyltransferase TrmG/ribosomal RNA large subunit methyltransferase RlmN — its product is MSEQIVTPAVASAADTANNEKINLLDLTRQQMREFFVEMGEKPFRADQVMKWIYHYCSDDFDEMTDINKVLRGRLKAVAEIRAPEVVEEQRSSDGTIKWAILVGGQRVETVYIPEEDRATLCVSSQVGCALECKFCSTAQQGFNRNLRVSEIIGQVWRAAKIIGAAKVTGQRPITNVVMMGMGEPLLNLTNVVPAMEIMLDDFGFGLSKRRVTISTSGVVPALDKLGDMIDVALAISLHAPTDEIRNEIMPINKKYNIETFLDSVRRYLEKSNANQGRVTIEYVMLDHINDGTEHAHQLAECLKDTPCKINLIPWNPFPGAPYGRSSNSRIDRFSKVLMGYGFTTIVRKTRGDDIDAACGQLAGEVIDRTKRTLRKRMQGEAIDVKSV
- the ndk gene encoding nucleoside-diphosphate kinase encodes the protein MAIERTFSIIKPNAVAKNVIGSIFARFETAGLKIVGTKMLHLTVEQARGFYAEHDGKPFFDGLVEFMTSGPIVVTALEGESAVRRHREILGATNPADALAGTLRADYADSFTENGTHGSDSVESAAREIAFFFGEGEVCARTR